From Buchnera aphidicola (Mindarus keteleerifoliae), the proteins below share one genomic window:
- the pcnB gene encoding polynucleotide adenylyltransferase PcnB codes for MLYLMILNTTINHTMIIINKKIHNLSHKKISKNALKVLFRLNKSGYQAYLVGGSIRDLLLRKKPKDFDIVTNATPKELKKMFNNCRLIGKRFLIVHIFFYSEIIEVSTFRKNCKNKKNTFYKKNNNAGMLLADNNFGKIEEDAKRRDLTINSLYYNVFNRNLRDYVNGFYDLKKKIIRIIGNPETRYREDPIRILRVLYFSVKLKMKIEENTEKPIKKLTYLLKNVPKNRLSNEVIKILTNKYGEEIYKKLKIYSILKKIMPFPFSSHPKKILTMIHTMTIEAIKMLKIKFFKNKKLEIPFLFSAILWNPLLIYTVQIKKKQKVSFYIAFSKSIKEIVNKLSTYIYISKNNFLLIKNIWKYQIKLNVKNKIIKEKLNKDVYFLIKNFLFLRKKIIFKKKNIK; via the coding sequence ATGTTATATCTAATGATATTAAACACAACAATAAATCATACTATGATTATAATAAATAAAAAAATACATAATTTATCTCATAAGAAAATTAGTAAAAATGCTTTAAAAGTTCTTTTTCGATTAAATAAATCAGGTTATCAAGCCTATTTAGTTGGAGGTAGTATAAGAGATTTATTATTGAGAAAAAAACCAAAAGATTTTGATATTGTTACAAACGCAACACCTAAAGAACTAAAAAAAATGTTTAACAACTGTAGATTGATTGGAAAAAGATTTCTAATTGTTCACATATTTTTTTATTCTGAAATCATAGAGGTTTCCACCTTCCGTAAAAATTGTAAAAATAAAAAAAATACTTTTTATAAAAAAAATAATAATGCCGGAATGCTATTGGCTGATAATAATTTTGGAAAAATAGAAGAAGATGCTAAGAGAAGAGATCTGACTATTAACTCTTTATACTATAATGTATTTAACAGAAATTTAAGAGATTATGTTAATGGTTTTTATGATTTAAAAAAAAAAATTATTCGAATAATAGGAAATCCTGAAACTAGATATCGAGAAGATCCAATTAGAATTTTAAGAGTTTTATATTTTTCTGTAAAACTAAAAATGAAAATAGAAGAAAATACAGAAAAACCTATTAAAAAGCTTACATATTTATTAAAAAATGTTCCTAAAAATAGATTATCAAATGAAGTCATAAAAATATTAACTAATAAATATGGGGAAGAAATTTATAAAAAATTAAAAATTTATAGCATTTTAAAAAAAATAATGCCTTTTCCTTTTTCTAGTCATCCTAAAAAAATATTAACTATGATTCATACTATGACTATTGAAGCAATAAAAATGTTAAAAATAAAATTTTTTAAAAATAAAAAACTTGAAATTCCATTTTTATTTTCAGCTATTCTTTGGAATCCATTATTAATATATACTGTACAAATTAAAAAAAAACAAAAAGTTTCTTTTTATATCGCCTTTTCAAAATCAATAAAAGAAATTGTTAATAAGCTTTCTACTTACATTTATATTTCTAAAAATAACTTTTTATTAATAAAAAATATTTGGAAATATCAAATTAAATTAAATGTTAAAAATAAAATCATTAAAGAAAAATTAAACAAAGATGTTTACTTTTTAATAAAAAATTTTTTATTTTTAAGAAAAAAAATCATTTTTAAGAAAAAAAATATTAAATAG
- the dksA gene encoding RNA polymerase-binding protein DksA — protein sequence MNKEKNKRSPLNILNFSKIKPYKKKNNEIYMNVDQINYFKKVLNTYRSSLKKEIKSTIYNICNENTNFPDPIDRASQEEVFNIALRNRHREHSLLKKIEKTIKKIISNDFGYCETCGIEIGIKRLEVHPTASLCIDCKTLSEIREKQMIG from the coding sequence ATGAATAAAGAAAAAAATAAACGATCACCTCTAAATATTTTAAATTTTTCAAAAATTAAACCCTACAAAAAAAAAAATAATGAAATATATATGAATGTTGATCAAATTAATTACTTTAAAAAAGTTCTTAACACATATCGAAGTTCTTTAAAAAAAGAAATTAAGTCTACTATTTACAATATTTGCAATGAAAATACTAATTTTCCTGATCCAATAGATCGAGCTTCTCAAGAAGAAGTATTCAATATTGCTTTACGAAACCGTCATAGGGAACATTCTCTTCTAAAAAAAATAGAAAAAACTATAAAAAAAATTATATCAAATGATTTTGGATATTGCGAAACATGTGGGATTGAAATTGGAATAAAAAGATTAGAAGTTCATCCTACTGCTAGTTTATGTATTGATTGCAAAACACTTTCAGAAATTCGAGAAAAACAAATGATAGGATAA